A window of the Plasmodium vivax chromosome 12, whole genome shotgun sequence genome harbors these coding sequences:
- a CDS encoding hypothetical protein (encoded by transcript PVX_117975A) — MIMISSPNCDVTADLNRLRSKRVDEIAEIVKRAREAKEAQLGDIDSLKEKQNLNVLKSFAENQAHCLSICKENLYHRFEQDVERYQHVSAQNNSTLNEGKKKKLEKFYQDMEQQLCFRACSMRCRHFLQDRD; from the exons ATGATCATGATAAGTTCCCCCAACTGTGACGTGACAGCAG ACTTGAACAGGCTGAGAAGCAAACGCGTCGACGAAATTGCAGAAATTGTTAAAAGGGCCAGGGAAGCGAAGGAAGCCCAGCTAGGCGATATAGACAGCCTCAAGGAGAAACAAAATCTAAATGTGCTGAAATCCTTTGCAGAGAACCAGGCACACTGTCTCAGCATATGTAAAGAAAATTTGTACCATCGATTTGAGCAGGACGTGGAGAGGTACCAACACGTGAGCGCGCAGAATAACTCGACTCTTaacgaggggaaaaaaaaaaagttagaaAAGTTTTATCAAGACATGGAGCAGCAGCTGTGTTTCCGTGCGTGTTCTATGAGGTGCCGCCACTTTCTTCAGGATAGGGACTGA
- a CDS encoding hypothetical protein, conserved (encoded by transcript PVX_117965A) has product MYRGRNAAANGKSKHESAKCHEEKNAQGDKSMYVNISYHVRKLFSYCDADILRIEHNLLIYNSLIDNIKKNGNKIVKKEVEKIIREKEKNENYCLAEMKEEEHRISNFDLKKVELDFKFIECSLCFELIKFVCIQECNHTYCFLCFYRLLYMQKKEKDEDEENSRAVNANSGNSAYANYINSRSRVGNRNRNNYAYPDEYRGGRGGGAAGGGGSSVDISRPTSDKRRDGKDEKYNYEFDKDTMKCPFCKERNGYIFFCLNNFYTYFTYDNLLHTLLEQEDHERYVSYESSQFAELNGSSYHKREDLAGKGAQGGATPLTDSTRSIISLNTAALCAHKGLDGLDGLEGEEAEEDEEEEAKEAPMGGIPAVNPGQPPPKVESRKGTNSFSVREKGREKGREKDSEKDSVKETDGHPPSREQINCLTKNDIKKVFSSHYDDIIILRNILKKNVDNNANEGNSSTAKKGENLYLFFYYEKYIKRKREKIKYLLNGGVNTEKRYAFYAKIFVDTERKVFYEYFYIYSLSTLLTSYVCLLSPCIDYWTQILSKKVEKFKQNHRADKYFERIYINNEREILRKKNDSIYDKYQQYAKKLFRIRDEESELSDDYFRAVDLFTKTCFTNLDNINNINVLKSYCHRRLNELCRHMNEHSKTYCDICVGNSDNIFLFEYNIFFKRFIKMHVENGEKISENKFKIRHIYCHLCGFYLYDFDTFMNHINKYHFFCKFCFNKRPSDSKEAPKGDLEEDVVYYDQLHTHVYRDYENLFEHYKKKHHPCLYEQCIFVVFDNKIDLCFHLAEKHEEKGSNKRNKITFSIAGASYNEIRSGAHNGVGSYNAGASSYNTGVGSYNTGVGSYNTGASSYNTGVGSYNTGASSYNTGASSYNTGASSYNAGGSAPHNHRLDEDDLAGESKEPFDVNKHKCIYNFKTFQDSWYFDYFIECKVKDFLTHFGSSEKIFFLYIVKRDMEIILRVFETLASKKSELYFTQEEIVQLNKKVIEEDFPQDRNNFFHFKLFFDYILEKIEYLSYNKEDLEKNYLYLFFNIIINRSFILYYSFFYLFLKSRHVRLEKVIEFVSGASATSSSISSRRGANGGTGGGPQNSANSEKTRHIYLCSHEMTQVKKRVEAEASGGPIELSKYGFLYLIFLFFKIDKHGFDKVYLLMRNISHLCSETYDRVEKATKKGGGTSSARDAHNGGGSKSSAPKSSPSALKSNPNTTHSSSNNSSSSILIALSAHQGERGKRDVRNGNTLLDAINISSSNELNELEDINQLIKKTMKKKNPNSNIINNLYDKKWDVSKKVVLDLLYYVEPSLNLVSFFYLFLSNYFSAYMKDPCINKFINISSENKKKIVKRISNDVDLSSLTSISKNLSSFVNAKALEECLSTGPEYYRIRKDIEVILRKMRSEQADRGGSDHQYHRDQRDGHLKRDKLSQDEKKHHVRSIDDTRLNANLYDVSLSLRNRFLNIIKSTKVNELYFIYFYVSSIMACTSPRSLPKAVDEFPTLKDRSEWVNERSGGAGATGTTSNHANHSGLTRASNLARNGTVNTASSIGKGTTAAGNNASLPSSYKNKVDKNKQLFSSSSRMNIDLEFPPLPEQKQEEVIQAPPKGGTSKKKGAKEGAAATKSAITANSSAATGKAANSQVLTNSLKKKKESEANSLENKNRSSGGTPDFSFANYPLLAGISVDSSSAKKGKSKSKDTEEGAEKDKQSKSTSKDKTSASKSKKSRDILKTFSPLEFPSLLPTTPVDEQKKKSNQSSSNIASANSVGSKTKPEKQKKESAKKIIDNQFYHPTLSLNNMSYLNVPESNVTYTIKKKNKLKRCNMCTYENTPERTRCELCESPL; this is encoded by the exons ATGTATAGAGGTCGCAACGCCGCCGCGAACGGGAAGAGCAAACACGAATCTGCCAAGTGccatgaggaaaaaaacgcgcagGGAGACAAGTCCATGTACGTGAACATCTCCTACCACGTCCGGAAATTATTTAGCTACTGCGACGCGGACATACTCAGGATAGAGCACAACCTACTCATATATAACAGCCTAattgataatataaaaaaaaatggaaacaaaattgtaaaaaaagaggtggaaaaaataatccgggagaaggaaaaaaacgaaaattaTTGCCTAGCCGAAAtgaaggaagaggaacacAGGATAAGTAACTTTGATTTGAAAAAGGTGGAGCTAGATTTCAAATTCATCGAATGTAGCTTATGTTTtgagttaataaaatttgtgtGCATACAAGAATGCAACCATACATATTGCTTCCTATGCTTTTATCGCCTCTTGTATATgcaaaagaaggagaaggatgAGGACGAGGAGAATAGCAGAGCGGTCAACGCGAACAGCGGCAATAGTGCGTACGCGAATTATATAAACAGTCGTAGCAGAGTGGGCAATAGGAATAGAAATAATTATGCCTACCCAGATGAGTAccgaggggggaggggaggaggagcagcaggaggaggaggttCATCTGTTGACATCTCCAGACCGACGAGCGACAAACGAAGGGATGGAAAGGacgaaaaatataactaCGAATTTGATAAGGATACCATGAAGTGCCCATTCTGTAAAGAAAGAAATgggtacatatttttttgtttaaataatttctatACGTATTTTACTTACGACAATTTGTTGCACACTCTGCTTGAACAAGAAGACCACGAGCGGTACGTCAGCTACGAGTCGTCTCAGTTTGCGGAGCTGAATGGGAGCAGCTACCACAAAAGGGAGGACCTCGCCGGGAAGGGTGCACAGGGAGGCGCCACCCCCTTGACTGACTCCACGCGCAGTATTATTTCGCTCAACACGGCGGCGCTGTGTGCCCACAAAGGGTTAGACGGGTTAGACGGGttagaaggggaagaagcagaagaggatgaggaggaagaagcgaaagaaGCACCTATGGGGGGAATCCCCGCAGTGAACCCAGGCCaaccccccccaaaggtgGAAAGCCGAAAGGGAACAAACTCATTTTCCGTCAGAGAAAAGGGCAGAGAGAAAGGCAGAGAAAAAGATAGCGAAAAAGATAGCGTAAAAGAAACGGATGGGCACCCCCCCAGCAGAGAACAAATAAACTGCCTGACCAAAAATGACATCAAGAAGGTGTTCTCCTCCCACTATGATGACATCATAATTTTGcgaaacattttaaaaaaaaacgtagaCAATAATGCAAATGAAGGAAACAGCAGCacagccaaaaaaggggaaaatctgtacttgtttttttattacgaaaagtatattaaaaggaaaagagagaaaataaaGTACCTCTTGAACGGAGGAGTGAATACAGAAAAGAGGTATGcattttatgcaaaaatatttgtagACACAGAAAGGAAGGTGTTCTACGagtatttttacatttacagTCTGTCAACCCTGTTGACAAGTTACGTCTGTTTGCTCTCTCCTTGTATCGATTATTGGACCCaaattttaagtaaaaaagtggaaaaatttaaacaaaatcATCGCGCAGATAAGTACTTTGAACGCATTTACATAAACAACGAAAGagaaattttaagaaaaaaaaacgactcAATATATGACAAGTATCAACAGTATGCGAAGAAGTTATTTCGCATAAGGGATGAAGAGTCAGAGCTATCCGATGACTATTTCCGAGCGGTGGATCTCTTTACCAAGACGTGCTTCACCAATTTggataacataaataatattaatgttTTGAAGAGCTACTGCCATAGGAGGTTAAACGAGTTATGTAGGCACATGAATGAGCATAGCAAGACGTATTGCGACATTTGCGTTGGGAACAGCGATaatattttcctctttgagtataatatattttttaaaaggtttataaaaatgcatGTTGAAAATGGAGAGAAAATTTCGgagaataaatttaaaataaggCACATTTATTGCCATCTGTGCGGGTTTTACCTCTACGATTTTGATACGTTTATGAATCACATTAACAAGTACcactttttttgcaagtTTTGCTTTAATAAGAGGCCCAGCGACAGCAAGGAAGCGCCCAAGGGCGACTTGGAGGAGGACGTCGTCTACTACGACCAGCTGCACACGCAC gTCTACCGGGACTACGAAAACCTGTTCGAGCACTACAAGAAGAAGCACCACCCCTGCTTGTACGAGCAGTGCATCTTCGTCGTCTTTGACAACAAAATCGACCTGTGCTTCCACCTTGCGGAGAAGCACGAGGAGAAGGGGAGCAACAAGAGGAACAAGATAACCTTTTCCATCGCGGGGGCGTCCTACAACGAGATAAGAAGTGGTGCCCACAACGGGGTGGGTAGCTACAACGCGGGAGCCAGCAGCTACAACACTGGGGTGGGTAGCTACAACACTGGGGTGGGTAGCTACAACACCGGGGCGAGCAGCTACAACACTGGGGTGGGTAGCTACAACACCGGGGCGAGCAGCTACAATACGGGGGCGAGCAGCTACAATACGGGAGCCAGCAGCTAcaacgcgggggggagcgcccCGCACAACCACCGCCTCGACGAAGACGACCTCGCCGGAGAGAGCAAAGAACCCTTTGACGTGAACAAACACAAGTgcatttacaattttaaaacgtTCCAAGACTCCTGGTACTTTGACTATTTCATCGAGTGTAAAGTGAAAGATTTTCTAACCCATTTTGGAAGCAGCGAAAAGATCTTCTTCCTCTACATCGTCAAGAGAGACATGGAGATCATTTTGAGGGTCTTCGAAACTTTGGCTAGTAAAAAATCAGAATTGTATTTTACGCAGGAGGAGATAGTACAGCTGAACAAGAAGGTAATTGAAGAGGACTTCCCCCAGGATAGGAACAACTTCTTTcatttcaaattattttttgactacattttggagaaaataGAGTACTTATCTTATAATAAGGAGGACTTggaaaagaattatttgtacctcttttttaacatcatCATTAATAggtccttcattttgtactattcgtttttttacctcttctTGAAGTCGAGGCATGTGCGCCTGGAGAAGGTGATTGAGTTTGTCAGCGGTGCGTCGGCCACTAGCAGTAGCATTAGCAGTCGGCGCGGTGCAAATGGCGGAACAGGCGGCGGCCCCCAGAACAGCGCGAATAGCGAAAAAACCAGGCACATTTACCTGTGCTCGCACGAAATGACgcaagtgaagaagcgggTAGAAGCGGAAGCCAGCGGTGGCCCCATCGAACTGAGCAAATACGGCTTCCTCTATTtgatctttttattttttaaaattgacAAGCATGGATTTGATAAGGTGTACCTCCTAATGAGGAACATTTCGCACCTCTGCAGTGAGACGTACGATCGGGTAGAAAAGGCGAccaagaagggggggggcacttccTCCGCGAGGGATGCACACAATGGAGGAGGCTCCAAGTCGAGTGCGCCGAAAAGTAGCCCAAGTGCGCTCAAAAGCAACCCCAATACTACCCATAGCAGTAGCAACAACAGCAGTAGCAGCATTCTAATAGCGCTATCCGCACACCAAGgtgaaaggggaaagagGGACGTGCGAAATGGAAACACCCTGTTAGATGCAATTAACATCAGCAGTAGCAACGAATTGAACGAACTGGAAGATATCAAccaattaattaaaaagaccatgaagaagaaaaacccaAACAgcaatataataaataatttatatgataaaaaatgggatgtGTCCAAAAAAGTGGTGCTCGATTTGCTGTACTATGTAGAACCCAGCTTGAACttggtttcttttttttacctttttctgAGTAACTACTTTTCAGCCTACATGAAGGACCCCTGTATAAATAAGTTTATTAACATCTCTAGtgaaaataagaagaaaattgttAAGAGAATCTCCAACGATGTTGACTTGTCATCTCTTACCAGCATCTCCAAAAATTTGAGTTCCTTCGTGAATGCGAAGGCTCTGGAGGAGTGCTTGTCCACGGGCCCAGAGTACTACCGAATTAGGAAGGACATAGAGGTCATTCTACGCAAAATGCGTAGTGAGCAGGCTGACAGAGGGGGGAGCGATCATCAGTACCATCGCGACCAGCGTGATGGCCACCTAAAGCGGGACAAACTATCGcaagacgaaaaaaaacatcacgTGAGAAGCATCGACGATACGAGGTTGAATGCAAATCTGTATGATGTCTCCCTTTCGCTTAGGAACCGatttttaaacataataaaaagtacCAAGGTGAATGAgttgtattttatttatttctacGTCAGCAGTATAATGGCTTGCACCTCCCCACGTAGCTTACCCAAAGCGGTGGACGAGTTCCCCACGCTGAAGGATAGGTCCGAATGGGTGAACGAGCGCAGTGGGGGGGCTGGCGCCACAGGCACCACGTCCAACCATGCCAATCATAGCGGCCTAACCAGGGCAAGTAACCTGGCGAGGAATGGCACAGTGAACACGGCAAGTAGCATCGGGAAAGGCACAACGGCTGCGGGAAATAATGCCTCTCTACCGTCTTcgtacaaaaataaagtggATAAAAATAAGCAGCTGTTTTCAAGCTCCTCCAGAATGAACATAGATTTGGAGTTCCCTCCGCTGCCAGAGCAGAAGCAGGAAGAGGTAATTCAGGCACCGCCGAAGGGGGGCACGTCTAAGAAGAAGGGAGCAAAGGAAGGTGCCGCGGCCACTAAAAGTGCCATAACCGCTAACAGCTCCGCGGCTACGGGGAAAGCTGCAAACAGCCAGGTGCTAACCAAcagcttgaaaaaaaaaaaagaaagtgagGCGAATTCgttagaaaataaaaacagaagCAGTGGCGGCACTCCAGATTTTAGCTTTGCCAACTACCCGCTACTAGCCGGAATTAGCGTAGACTCCAGTTcagccaaaaaggggaaaagcaaaagtaaGGACACTGAGGAGGGGGCGGAGAAGGATAAACAGTCCAAATCTACATCAAAAGATAAGACTAGTGCATCTAAAAGTAAAAAGAGTCGTGATATTCTAAAAACGTTTAGTCCTCTTGAATTTCCCTCTCTGCTTCCCACAACCCCAGTGgatgagcagaaaaaaaaaagcaaccaAAGCAGTAGCAACATTGCGAGTGCTAACAGTGTGGGTAGCAAAACCAAGccggagaagcagaagaaagaAAGTGCAAAGAAAATCATCGACAATCAGTTCTACCATCCAACGCTCTCTCTCAACAACATGTCGTATTTAAACGTCCCCGAAAGTAACGTCACCTACACcattaagaagaaaaataagctAAAGAGGTGCAATATGTGCACGTATGAAAATACGCCCGAACGGACGAGGTGCGAACTGTGCGAAAGTCCCTTATGA
- a CDS encoding flavodoxin domain containing protein (encoded by transcript PVX_117970A) — protein MEADKGTKILLAYGSQYGTAYDCCRVVLYELYRSFHVDFFCLNDVNLMSFHRYENVILIVSTTGYGCYTNDMSKFWLAMHKANVRFDEGTYFHLFGLGDSAYDNYNVVAKKLKKKLKSLNANIINYNLGNYQHPSMHFSNFTIWKSNVYRFLMSRYAPVELNEEIPRLYSVRRVSQLVGKTDSDEEGEKRGKYDHTKWGASHHNPTSEAHHMRDIHPREEKQIEWDSPKREEEHLEDGTPTPFGSSPQMEAFQPDDHFCTLLKLSKFEILKNERCTDGSHFQDVRCIDLVAPPSLSFNVSSLLNIHPFLNEDKTKEALKMLKINYDEYIIVQQDYPEGKRSVRDTLPINKRIKVLHLFMYFLDLSKMVAPFFFTYLSKRTTSEMHRRKFLQLADTSQIADYFTYIYQDKRSYYDIFCDFYSYIDVDVAFLVNTLPNIQERSYSIMNPMQYYNHVKIFFNPFQLYLRSVPPFFLSLLNCLKIHFNREGKGRGNMLTQYTEEMLTWRSLKFANFIRNKIINQRCNLIELLVSLYEVEINKNKKLVGLCSDYLVKSKEGSFIYAHVQDSLLWFNKNVLNLAYRIVYISTGSSFSSFLGVIRYRHDLHMKRGSTHRGGSEQGKDRIASPLLKDFLFLGLRSRLHDFYFEDFLRGVAYFNYIFVAFSRDPSDSFCYLNREVEQSSAPPAVSGGGSGVVSGGISGCTGDNRYRGYVHYEHVKQLLTEKKKKLYVTDIVLAMQDSLYELLTQRDTIFLVSGKSRPFAQNLIKTFGNIIKQKEPHRTEEHIHSFLKKKVDDFSIIVESWY, from the coding sequence ATGGAGGCCGACAAGGGGACCAAAATTTTACTTGCGTACGGGTCCCAGTACGGCACCGCGTACGACTGCTGCAGAGTCGTTCTGTACGAATTGTACCGAAGCTTCCACgtggattttttttgcctgaacgacGTCAACTTGATGAGCTTTCACAGGTACGAAAATGTCATCCTGATTGTGAGCACTACAGGGTATGGCTGCTACACAAATGACATGTCCaaattttggctagctatgCACAAGGCGAATGTAAGGTTTGACGAGGGTACctattttcatttgttcgGACTGGGGGACAGTGCATATGATAACTATAACGTAGTGGccaagaaattaaaaaaaaaattaaaatcgcTCAATgcaaatattataaattacaaTTTAGGGAACTATCAACACCCCTCTATGCATTTTTCAAACTTTACCATTTGGAAGAGTAATGTCTACCGATTTTTGATGAGCAGGTATGCCCCCGTTGAGTTGAATGAGGAAATCCCTCGGTTGTACTCCGTCAGGAGAGTATCCCAATTAGTGGGCAAAACGGATAGCgacgaggagggggaaaaaagggggaaatatgaccacaccaaatggggagcgaGTCATCATAACCCTACTAGTGAGGCGCACCACATGAGGGATATTCACCCCAGGGAGGAGAAACAAATTGAATGGGATTCACCCAAACGGGAGGAGGAACATTTGGAAGATGGTACCCCTACCCCGTTTGGTAGCTCTCCCCAGATGGAAGCCTTCCAACCGGATGACCACTTTTGCACACTCTTAAAACTTTccaaatttgaaattttaaaaaatgagaggTGCACAGATGGGTCCCACTTCCAAGATGTAAGGTGCATCGACTTGGTGGCGCCACCCTCTCTCTCCTTCAACGTGAGTAGCTTGTTAAACATTCacccatttttaaatgaggACAAAACGAAAGAGGCACTGAAgatgttaaaaattaattatgatGAGTATATAATCGTTCAGCAGGACTACCCGGAGGGTAAACGAAGCGTTAGAGATACCCTCCCGATTAACAAAAGGATAAAAGTACTTCACCTCTTTATGTACTTCCTAGATTTAAGCAAAATggttgcccccttttttttcacctacCTTAGTAAAAGAACGACTAGCGAAATGCACAGGAGGAAGTTTCTACAGTTGGCAGATACAAGCCAAATTGCAGATTATTTCACCTACATCTATCAGGATAAGCGGTCCTACTACGACATCTTCTGCGACTTTTACAGCTACATAGACGTGGATGTAGCCTTTCTTGTTAACACCCTTCCGAACATTCAGGAGAGATCCTATTCGATCATGAATCCCATGCAATACTATAACCatgtgaaaatattttttaacccctTCCAGTTGTACCTGCGTAGtgtaccccccttttttctctccctcctAAACTGTCTAAAGATCCATTTTAACAGGGAGGGGAAAGGAAGGGGAAATATGTTGACTCAATACACAGAGGAGATGCTTACATGGCGTTCCCTAAAATTTGCTAACTTCATTAGGAACAAAATAATCAACCAGCGGTGCAACCTAATCGAGTTATTGGTTAGCCTTTACGAGGttgaaataaacaaaaataaaaagctgGTGGGACTCTGTTCAGATTATTTAGTGAAGTCCAAAGAGGGGTCTTTCATTTACGCTCATGTTCAGGATAGCCTCTTATGGTTTAATAAAAACGTCCTCAACTTAGCCTACCGAATTGTTTATATTTCCACCGGCTCCTCGTTTAGTAGCTTCCTGGGGGTTATTAGATATCGCCACGATTTGCACATGAAGAGGGGGTCTACACATAGGGGAGGAAGCGAACAGGGGAAGGATCGAATCGCCTCCCCGCTTCTAAAAGATTTTCTCTTCCTGGGACTTCGCAGCAGGCTGCACGACTTCTACTTTGAGGACTTTCTCCGAGGGGTTGCCTATTTCAACTACATTTTTGTGGCCTTCTCGAGGGACCCCAGCGACAGTTTTTGTTACCTTAACCGGGAGGTGGAACAGAGTTCCGCTCCTCCCGCTGTTAGCGGtgggggtagcggcgtggttagcggcgggaTTAGCGGCTGCACTGGCGATAACCGCTACCGCGGTTACGTCCACTACGAACACGTAAAACAACTGCTAAccgagaagaaaaagaaactctACGTAACGGACATCGTGCTGGCCATGCAGGACTCCCTGTACGAGCTCCTAACGCAGCGGGACACCATATTCCTCGTGTCTGGAAAATCCCGCCCCTTCGCTCAGAACCTGATCAAGACCTTCGGGAACATCATCAAGCAGAAGGAGCCACACAGAACGGAAGAGCACattcattcctttttaaaaaaaaaagtggacgaTTTTTCGATAATAGTAGAATCATggtactaa
- a CDS encoding protein kinase, putative (encoded by transcript PVX_117985A), producing the protein MGTTISKRKNNSDKNVKNDSSENKRQKKNEEHDSNLEFIKKYKIINKIGDGNFSKVFCCRGENKKKCAMKLMCCPLKKTSHYNCFKRELFIMKTINNKHPYIVKILDYHEKIWKKYYIVKLILEYCEGGNLFEYIKINGSCTHSEARVIIIKLTKTIQYINSLKIMHRDIKPENILLRTKDNIKSVVLSDFGLAKITPSNQAVVKSRSVCGSDFYLAPEIIKNKEYGIKIDIWSLGVLIFFIITGKVPFTGKNANELYNNILKANIPELLSKEKSLNIQPGLKNLLENILVHDPEKRFSCSDILNHRWIRGTLTSCEFKIFNSASYIKKLRLDKKRSTTQDNEFKENQIKDKSFEKEKDSFANMKKKYTFFLKKITN; encoded by the exons atggggaccACAATAAGtaaaaggaagaacaacTCGG acaaaaacgtaaaaaatgacTCGTCCGAGAATAAGaggcagaagaaaaatgaggagCACGACTCAAATTTggagtttataaaaaaatacaaaattattaacaaaattggagA CGGTAACTTCTCCAAGGTGTTTTGTTGcagaggggaaaataaaaagaagtgCGCCATGAAG ctaATGTGCTGCCCGTTGAAGAAAACATCCCATTACAACTGCTTCAAGAGGGAGTTGTTCATAATGAAAACGATCAATAATAAACATCCCTACATTGTTAAAATACTGGACTATCAcgaaaaaatttggaaaa AATACTACATCGTGAAGCTAATCCTGGAGTACTGCGAAGGAGGGAACCTCTTcgagtatataaaaattaacggCAGTTGCACGCACTCAGAAGCTAGGGTTATCATTATCAAGCTAACCAAAACGATTCAGTAtattaattctttaaaaattatgcacagAGATATAAAGccagaaaatattttacttcGAACGAAAGACAATATAAAGAGCGTTGTGCTATCCGATTTTGGACTGGCCAAGATAACCCCGTCCAATCAAGCCGTCGTCAAAAGTCGCTCCGTCTGTGGCAGTGATTTTTATCTTGCGCCggaaattataaagaataaaGAGTACGGGATAAAG ATCGACATATGGAGCCTGGGcgtcctcatttttttcataataacgGGGAAAGTACCCTTTACTGGGAAAAACGCCAATGAATTGTACAACAATATTCTGAAGGCCAACATCCCAGAGCT ACTTTCAAAGGAGAAATCCCTGAATATCCAACCAGGCCTGAAAAATTTACTCGAAAATATCCTCGTGCATGACCCGGAAAAAAGATTTAGC tgcTCGGACATTTTGAACCACCGATGGATACGGGGAACCCTCACGAGTTGCgaattcaaaatttttaactccGCCTCGTACATAAA gaaaTTACGGctggacaaaaaaaggagcaccaCCCAGGACAACGAATTTAAAGAAAACCAAATTAAAGACAAGTccttcgaaaaggaaaaggactCGTTTGCtaatatgaaaaagaaatacaccttcttcttaaaaaaaataacaaattag
- a CDS encoding signal recognition particle 54 kDa protein, putative (encoded by transcript PVX_117980A), with amino-acid sequence MVLTELGTQLTCALQKLQASAVADDSAIEECLKEVMRALILADINISYLKDIKSNIKKNIEKNIDLYGNNKKRLVQQYVVEELINLLEGKKESYVPKKGSRNVILFVGLQGSGKTTTCTKFAHYYQKKGFKTALVCADTFRAGAFDQLKQNAAKVKIPFYGSYSEVDPVKIASDGVNAFLKEKYDLIIVDSSGRHKQESELFEEMKQVESSIRPEEIVFVIDSHIGQSCHDQAMAFKNSVTLGSIIITKIDGHAKGGGALSAVASTGCPITFIGTGEHINDFENFEAKSFVSRLLGLGDINGLVSTLKEVIDIEKQPQLINRLSKGKFVLRDMYDQFQNVFKMGSLSKVMSMIPGFGNNLISKGTEKEGIEKIKKFMVIMDSMTNEELDCVKPLNDSRCLRICKGSGTRLQDIRELLEQFKFLKNMVSKMGKLGLRENNLNSLMRNQKHFLSKMNNFIDPSMLGQMGGPNNMVNILKEFTKMDDLGGSMANMMKQMGFKK; translated from the coding sequence ATGGTGCTGACGGAGCTGGGGACGCAGCTGACGTGCGCGCTGCAGAAGCTGCAGGCATCAGCTGTGGCGGACGACAGCGCAATTGAAGAGTGCCTGAAGGAAGTGATGAGAGCGCTGATCTTGGCGGATATAAACATCAGCTACCTGAAGgatataaaaagtaatataaaaaaaaatattgaaaaaaatatcgatTTGTATGGAAACAATAAAAAGAGACTGGTGCAACAGTACGTGGTGGAGGAGCTTATAAACCTCctggaagggaagaaagaaTCCTATGTGCCCAAGAAAGGAAGTCGAAATGTCATTTTGTTTGTCGGGCTGCAAGGAAGTGGAAAAACAACCACCTGTACGAAATTCGCACATTATTATCAAAAGAAAGGATTCAAAACGGCCTTAGTATGTGCAGACACTTTTAGAGCGGGGGCTTTTGATCAGCTGAAGCAGAACGCCGCGAAGGTAAAGATCCCATTTTATGGAAGCTACTCAGAAGTGGACCCTGTAAAAATTGCAAGTGATGGAgttaatgcatttttaaaagaaaaatatgacctAATCATTGTAGATAGCTCCGGTAGACACAAACAAGAGAGTGAATTATTTGAAGAGATGAAGCAGGTGGAAAGCTCCATCAGACCAGAAGAAATCGTCTTCGTCATTGATAGTCATATCGGGCAGAGTTGCCATGATCAAGCGATGGCTTTTAAAAACTCAGTTACTTTAGGGAGTATCATTATTACCAAGATAGATGGACATGCGAAGGGAGGAGGGGCCCTCTCCGCAGTGGCATCAACAGGTTGCCCAATCACATTTATCGGTACAGGTGAACACATTAACGactttgaaaattttgaagcaaAGTCATTCGTTTCGAGACTCCTAGGGTTGGGAGATATTAACGGACTGGTATCCACTTTAAAAGAAGTAATAGACATAGAAAAACAGCCGCAGCTGATTAACAGACTGTCGAAAGGGAAATTCGTATTGAGAGATATGTACGATCAATTTCaaaacgtttttaaaatggggagCCTAAGTAAAGTTATGTCGATGATCCCAGGTTTTGGGAACAACCTAATAAGTAAAGGTACAGAAAAAGAAGGCatagaaaagataaaaaaatttatggtTATTATGGACTCTATGACAAATGAAGAATTAGATTGTGTAAAACCGCTCAACGATAGTAGGTGCCTGAGGATCTGCAAAGGGTCAGGTACACGTCTGCAAGATATACGAGAGCTCTTGGAACAATTTAAGtttctaaaaaatatggtctccaaaatggggaagctcGGATTGAGGGAAAATAACCTGAACTCGTTAATGCGAAACCAGAAGCACTTCCtcagcaaaatgaataactTTATTGACCCCAGCATGCTGGGGCAGATGGGCGGCCCGAATAACATGGTcaacattttgaaggagTTTACGAAGATGGACGATTTGGGCGGCTCCATGGCGAACATGATGAAGCAGATGGGGTTTAAGAAGTGA